The following is a genomic window from Geobacillus subterraneus.
AAAGAGCTGTTGGAACTGGCGGCCAAAATGAAACAATAACAGTTCGTTCAACGCGATGCCGCTCCACCTGACGATGGGCGTTTCCCCCGCCAGGCCGTCTGATCCGACGGCAGGCGTTTCCTGTGCTGCCCGGATGCAAGGCTATCCATTCCGGGCAGCTTTTTTTATAAGTGCCGCGATTATATTTTCCCCTGTTCAGGCAAAATTAAAACTGTAACCGTTTTTGCATGGTGTAGGCGGGAGCGAGGAGAGTGAACGACATTGAATAAAGAAACGGCGCGAAAAATCGCAGGAGTGCTTCTCCTTGGCATATTGATGGCGATCGGTGTTTCTAAGCCGATGAAGGAATATTGGCAAATTCCAAAGCAGCTTGTATTGTTTGAGGGCGACGCGGTCAAGTTTGAAGCCGCCTCCCTTCCGGTGCAAGCGGCCGCTAATGACCGAAACGCTCCCGAAATGCTCCAAGTTGAGCGAAAAAACGGTTCACTGTCTGTGAAGGCGAAAGAGCATGGACATAAAACAATGGTGCTGCAGGTTGCGGGAATGCCGATTAAGCAAGTGGATGTCAAAGTATTGCCGACGCTGAAAGTCATTCCCGGCGGTCAATCGATCGGCGTGAAGCTCAACACGGTGGGCGTTCTCGTCGTTGGTTACCATCTCGTGGAAACAGACAATGGCAAAAAATCGCCGGGGGAAGCGGCCGGCATCCAAGTCGGCGATATCATTATCGGCATTAACGGCCAAAAAATTGAAAATATGAGCGATCTTTCCCCTTTCATTGAGGAAGCTGGCAAAACAGGAAAACCGCTTCATCTGCAAATTTTGCGCGACCAGCGCTCCATGACGACGAAGCTCATTCCGCTGAAAGACAAGCATGACGATGTGTACCGCATTGGCTTATACATCCGCGATTCCGCCGCTGGCATCGGGACGATGACTTTTTATGACCCGAAGTCGAAAAAATACGGTGCGCTCGGCCACGTCATTTCTGATATGGATACAAAAAAGCCGATTGTCGTCCAAAACGGGCAAATTATGCGTTCGACCGTCACGTCGATTGAAAAGGGGACGAGCGGCAATCCGGGCGAAAAACTGGCCCGCTTTTCCGACGGCGAGGAAGTGATCGGCACCATTACAAATAACAGCCCGTTTGGCATTTTCGGCAAGCTGACAAAACCGCTCCTAGACGGCCCGATTACGAAGCCGATTCCGGTCGCTTTGGCGAGCCAGGTGAAAGAGGGGCCGGCGAAAATGCTGACGGTGGTGGAAAACGACAAAGTCGAGCAATTTGATGTGGAAATTGTCAGCACCATTCCGCAAAAGTTCCCAGCGACAAAAGGGCTCGTCATTCGCGTTACCGACCCGCGCCTGCTGAAGAAAACGGGCGGCATTGTCCAAGGGATGAGCGGCAGCCCAATCGTTCAAGACGGAAAGCTTGTTGGCGCGGTGACGCATGTTTTCGTCAACGATCCGACGTCCGGCTATGGCGTCCATATCGAGTGGATGCTGCAAGAAGCAGGAATCGACTTATATGGCAAACAAAAGAAAGCGAGCTGATTCGGTCAGCTCGCTTTTTGGCTGCCGGCAAATTTTTTTCAAAAAAGGCGGCAAAATTTTTGCCGGTTTGGCATAGATATTTGGTGAAACATCCGTTAAAATGGAACATGTAAAGATTTTTCGACAAACACACATTTTTTGAAAGCGAATATTGTCTAACGAACACGATTTTTGTTATAATTTTTATTTTTCGCTAACTTGTGAAAAATAAAAGGATTTTTTGCCACTGCTGTCGAATGTACGTTAACGGAATGCTACATAGCAAGAAAAAGTGGGGGAGGACGATCATTTTGAGCATTAAAGTGTGCATTGCCGATGATAACCGCGAATTGGTGACATTGCTTGATGAATATATTTCGAGCCAGCCGGACATGGAAGTGATCGGCACGGCATATAACGGGCAAGACTGCTTGCACATGCTTGAAGAGAAGGAGCCGGACATTTTGCTTTTGGATATCATTATGCCGCATTTGGACGGGTTGGCCGTGCTTGAGAAAGTCCGCACCGGCTTTGAGCACCAGCCGAACGTCATTATGCTGACGGCGTTCGGTCAGGAAGATGTGACGAAAAAGGCGGTCGAACTCGGCGCCTCCTATTTCATTTTAAAACCGTTTGACATGGAAAATTTAGTCCATCATATTCGGCAAATTTACGGAAAAACTGCGCCGATCGCCAGAAAAGTCGCTCCGGCGTACCAGACGCGCGACAATAAGCCGAAAAACTTGGATGCAAGCATCACGAGCATTATTCATGAAATCGGCGTCCCGGCGCATATTAAAGGGTATTTGTATTTGCGCGAGGCGATCGCCATGGTATATCACGACATCGAATTGCTCGGTTCGATCACAAAAGTGCTGTATCCTGATATCGCTAAAAAATACAACACGACCGCCAGCCGCGTCGAGCGGGCCATCCGTCATGCGATTGAAGTCGCCTGGAGCCGAGGCAACCTTGAATCGATTTCCTCGCTGTTCGGCTACACGGTCAGCGTCTCGAAAGCGAAGCCGACGAATTCCGAATTTATCGCGATGGTAGCCGACAAGCTAAGATTGGAACATAAGGCGTCGTAACGATGAGAGAAAATCATGGCATGACGTCAGGTGTCCCATGGATGGGACACCTTTTCCTGTTGATGATGCACAATGCGGTTCAAGGCCGGCGATTCGCCTAGTGTGCCAAAGGCGTTTCGTTTTGCCTTCTCTTATTTGTATTTATACCAAGCGATCCAGCCCTTTTCTTGATGTTTGGCTACAAAGATGACTCCTTCCGACAAACTTGCACTAGGCAGCAATTTAGGGAAACGGAGTTTGACGACCCATGAATGTTGGGCGATTGGTTTGCCGCATAACGATTCGGCCATTTGAACATAAGGGGTTTTTGATTCAGCGAGCATCAGCGCTTTTTCCACTTCCCATTCACTGTACTCTTTCCCCGGATAAAGCGAAGGGATTATCGTTTTTAATGCGTGAAGAAGTTCCGGTTTGTCTGCCGAAGAAACGGGCGCGAGTTCCGAAGCATTGGGACACTGTTCGCCTGCATAGGAGTGCGTCGGATAGGCATAGAACAAGATTGAAACAAACGACAATATCAAAAAATAAACCATGAGAAGATGTTTTTTCATCTATCATCACCCCATGGTTTATATTCCCCAAATATGTAAAGAGCTGTAGATGAGCATTTTTCATTACAATAATCTCCATGTCCTTGGGTGAATGGGTTTTGAGCACATCTACTTTACTCAAGGAGTCGGGTTCATGTCTCCTTTTTTGTTTGGTTGTAAATTTATGTTAGCTAATTTGCTCATCTACAGTAAAGAGCATAACTGTTCCATCACGCTGCTCATCGGAAAAGAGTGGAAAAGTTTAAACACAACGGTGATGGCACTCGAGTTTTTCACATTGGGATGCCAAATGGTTAGGATGGGTCATGTTCTTTTTCCTTTTTCTCGAGTTCGAGCAGTTTTTGCATCAAAATGTGCGGGGGCATATGCATCACCCGTTCAATCGGGATTCCGAGCGCTTTAGCTAGTTTTTGCGCCGTTTCCAATGAAATTTTCAGCGGTTGCATCATGTTCACCTCATTTCATCATACATTAGTTTTAGTATAACGAATGATCGTCGGCGTCGGCTAGTCCTGTTGGCCGAACGGTCATTATACACGAAAGGGAGAAGACGAATGACACTGATTTTTGCCCATCGTGGCGCGGCCGGAACTCACCCGGAAAACACGATGGTGGCGTTTCGCGAAGCGGAAAGAGTAGGGGCTGACGGCATTGAATTGGATGTACAGCTCACCAAAGACGGTGAAATCGTCGTTATTCATGACGAGACAGTCGATCGGACGACCGACGGAAGTGGCTGGGTGCATGACATGACGTACCGCGATTTGCGCAAGTTGAACGCAGCGGCGAAATGGGGAGGCCGATACGGACATTGCCCAATTCCTCATTTGGAAGAAGTGCTCGCTTGGCTCGAACCGACAAAGCTTTTCATTAACATTGAGTTGAAAAATAACCGCATTCCCTATGAAATGCTCGAACAAAAAACGATCGCCCTTGTTCGCCGCTATGGGCTTGAGAAACGGACAATTTTTTCGTCGTTCAACCATAACAGCATGCGTTTCTGCCGAACGGTTGCCCCGGAGATCGAAACGGCGCTTCTCTATATGGAGCCGCTCCACGACCCGTGGACGTATGTCAAGGTGATGAAAGCAGACGGGTTGCATCCGTACTATCGGACAGTGACGGCTACATTTGTTGCGAATGCGCAACGTCGCGGGCTGGCTGTTCGGCCGTTTACGATCAATAAGCCGGAAGCGATGAAAACAATGTTTGCCTACGGGGTTGATGCCATTTTTACCGACCATCCTCGCCGGGCAAAGGAATGGAAAGAAAAAACGCCTTAACGAATTGACCGTTAAGGCGTTTTTCGTTTGCGTTGAAAGCGCGCCTGCACTTTGTTTCGTTTCCGGTCGCGGTGCAACAAAAATCCGCCGATAAACGCCAGACCGGCAACAAACAGTGCGAGCCCGCCGAGAAATTGCAGCCATAAGGCGGCAAACGGCGGATCCATCACGCCAAATAGCGCATCGCGCATCCATTTAATGCCGAGCGCTGCCGCCAAGCCGGGAACGACTAAAATGAACAGCGCAATCATTCGTCCCATCGCGATCGCGTTCCTTTCCAAAAAGAAGTGACTTCATCGACTATCATAGCGGTTATCGGCCATTTGTCAAGGAAGGAAAAAACGAGTATGATAAAAATGCCTGCAAAATTTGGCATGAAACAAAGCGTGGTGAACCATAATGAAAAAAGTGATCATAATCGGCGCCGATGCGCGGGGGACGTTGCTGCTCAAACTGCTTCACGAGGCGTCGGGGTTTGCCGTCATGGCAGTCATTGATGTCGATGACGACGCCCCAGGTCTGCAGCTGGCGCGAAAATGGGGCATCGCTGCTGCCAACGACTGGCGCCCATGGATGGACAAACCGCTTGATTTGATTATCGAAACGACCGGCAAGGCGGACGTCCTTAAAGAGATCCGCCAGCTGGCGCCTAAAGGGGCAAACATCGTCCCGAGTGCGGTCGCGAGAATGATGGCTGAGCTTGTAGAAGAGAAAGAAGCGTTGATCGCGGAACTGAAAAGCGAGGCGGCTCGGCGCGCGCTCATTTTTCACTCGTCCCACGATGGCATGATTGTCGTTGATGAATATGCTTACATTACCGATATGAATGAAAGCGCCGCAGAGCTGCTCGAGGTGGACAAGGACAAAGTCATCGGCGAGCATATTTTAGCCGTCTTGCCATCGAGCGGCTTGCCGCGCGTGCTGAAAACGAGGCAGACAGAGTTTCACCAAGAAGTGGAGTTGGCGAATGGGAAAAAGTTGATTACCACCCGCA
Proteins encoded in this region:
- a CDS encoding DUF2627 domain-containing protein, with translation MGRMIALFILVVPGLAAALGIKWMRDALFGVMDPPFAALWLQFLGGLALFVAGLAFIGGFLLHRDRKRNKVQARFQRKRKTP
- a CDS encoding YycC family protein, with protein sequence MQPLKISLETAQKLAKALGIPIERVMHMPPHILMQKLLELEKKEKEHDPS
- a CDS encoding glycerophosphodiester phosphodiesterase, with amino-acid sequence MTLIFAHRGAAGTHPENTMVAFREAERVGADGIELDVQLTKDGEIVVIHDETVDRTTDGSGWVHDMTYRDLRKLNAAAKWGGRYGHCPIPHLEEVLAWLEPTKLFINIELKNNRIPYEMLEQKTIALVRRYGLEKRTIFSSFNHNSMRFCRTVAPEIETALLYMEPLHDPWTYVKVMKADGLHPYYRTVTATFVANAQRRGLAVRPFTINKPEAMKTMFAYGVDAIFTDHPRRAKEWKEKTP
- the spo0A gene encoding sporulation transcription factor Spo0A, which encodes MLHSKKKWGRTIILSIKVCIADDNRELVTLLDEYISSQPDMEVIGTAYNGQDCLHMLEEKEPDILLLDIIMPHLDGLAVLEKVRTGFEHQPNVIMLTAFGQEDVTKKAVELGASYFILKPFDMENLVHHIRQIYGKTAPIARKVAPAYQTRDNKPKNLDASITSIIHEIGVPAHIKGYLYLREAIAMVYHDIELLGSITKVLYPDIAKKYNTTASRVERAIRHAIEVAWSRGNLESISSLFGYTVSVSKAKPTNSEFIAMVADKLRLEHKAS
- the spoIVB gene encoding SpoIVB peptidase is translated as MNKETARKIAGVLLLGILMAIGVSKPMKEYWQIPKQLVLFEGDAVKFEAASLPVQAAANDRNAPEMLQVERKNGSLSVKAKEHGHKTMVLQVAGMPIKQVDVKVLPTLKVIPGGQSIGVKLNTVGVLVVGYHLVETDNGKKSPGEAAGIQVGDIIIGINGQKIENMSDLSPFIEEAGKTGKPLHLQILRDQRSMTTKLIPLKDKHDDVYRIGLYIRDSAAGIGTMTFYDPKSKKYGALGHVISDMDTKKPIVVQNGQIMRSTVTSIEKGTSGNPGEKLARFSDGEEVIGTITNNSPFGIFGKLTKPLLDGPITKPIPVALASQVKEGPAKMLTVVENDKVEQFDVEIVSTIPQKFPATKGLVIRVTDPRLLKKTGGIVQGMSGSPIVQDGKLVGAVTHVFVNDPTSGYGVHIEWMLQEAGIDLYGKQKKAS